A section of the Scleropages formosus chromosome 12, fSclFor1.1, whole genome shotgun sequence genome encodes:
- the kctd9a gene encoding BTB/POZ domain-containing protein KCTD9a isoform X1 — translation MPVSNVLVLVLLVAHTGLVRYWSFHEHILMSIVSKVNISEHGAKLAHSSKCAIIYLTVVAVYGTLADLLSLASSKLGIRACSLYNSRGGLIDDMSLIRDDDVLYVSEGDPFVDPLDAVRNLEQRSGAHTDWLTLNIGGRHFTTTRSTLVSKEPESMLAHMFKDKDVWGNKKDERGAYLIDRSPEYFEPILNYLRHGQLIVNDGINLLGVLEEARFFGIEQLAEQLEVAIKNSQPPEDHSPISRKEFVRFLLATPTKSELRCQGLNFSGADLSRLDLRYINFKMANLSRCNLTHANLCCSNLERADLSGANLDGANLQGVKMLCSNAEGASLKGCNFEDPSGLKANLEGANLKGVDMEGSQMTGINLRVATLKNAKLKNCNLRGATLAGTDLENCDLSGCDLQEANLRGSNVKGAIFEEMLTPLHMSQSVR, via the exons ATGCCTGTAAGTAATGTACTAGTACTAGTATTACTGGTAGCTCATACAGGTTTGGTCAGATACTGGAGTTTTCATGAGCACATACTTATGAGCATAGTCTCTAAAGTGAACATTAGTGAACATGGTGCGAAACTGGCACATTCATCAAAGTGCGCTATCATTTACCTGACA GTGGTGGCAGTCTACGGCACCCTGGCAGACCTGTTGTCTCTGGCCAGCAGCAAGCTGGGCATCCGAGCCTGCAGCCTGTATAACAGCAGAGGAGGCCTCATCGATGACATGTCCCTCATCAG GGATGATGACGTGCTCTATGTGTCTGAGGGTGACCCCTTTGTTG ACCCCCTTGATGCTGTGAGGAATCTGGAACAGCGCTCTGGTGCTCACACGGACTGGCTGACGCTGAATATCGGTGGCCGCCACTTCACCACCACACG AAGCACACTGGTCAGCAAGGAGCCAGAAAGCATGCTGGCACACATGTTCAAAGACAAAG ATGTGTGGGGTAACAAGAAGGATGAGCGAGGAGCCTATCTAATTGACCGCAGTCCAGAGTACTTTGAGCCCATTCTGAACTACCTTCGGCATGGCCAGCTCATCGTCAATGATGGCATTAATTTGCTGG GAGTTTTAGAGGAGGCGCGGTTCTTTGGAATCGAGCAACTCGCTGAACAGTTGGAAGTAGCAATCAAG AATTCACAACCCCCAGAAGACCACTCGCCCATTTCTCGCAAAGAGTTTGTGCGCTTCCTGCTGGCAACACCCACCAAATCTGAGCTTCGCTGTCAG GGCCTTAATTTCAGCGGCGCTGATCTCTCTCGCCTTGACCTACGTTACATTAACTTCAAAATGGCTAATTTAAGCCGCTGCAATCTCACCCACGCCAACCTGTGCTGCTCCAACCTGGAAAGGGCAGACCTGTCTGGGGCCAACCTAGAC GGTGCTAACTTGCAGGGTGTGAAGATGCTTTGCTCTAATGCAGAAGGAGCATCTCTCAAAGGCTGCAATTTTGAGGATCCGTCTGGCCTGAAAGCAAATCTGGAAG GTGCTAATCTGAAGGGTGTGGACATGGAGGGAAGTCAGATGACAGGCATTAACCTTCGTGTGGCCACACTCAAGAATGCCAAGCTAAAAAACTGCAACCTGCGAGGGGCCACACTGGCTGGTACTGATCTGGAG AACTGCGACCTTTCTGGCTGTGACCTGCAGGAAGCCAACCTGAGGGGGTCCAATGTAAAGGGGGCTATCTTCGAGGAGATGCTGACCCCTCTGCATATGTCGCAGAGTGTCAGATAA
- the ankrd39 gene encoding ankyrin repeat domain-containing protein 39 isoform X3: MASDFQRCACCSHRPAAPSVHQTLEEMEFERGIWSAALDGDLDRVRSFLNKGVDPNVLDQAGYTALHYASRSGSESVCALLLSQKACPNPRTKGGATPLHRAAYCGRLGVLKLLLDAGADPLLCDDDGASPLHKAAEQNRKEVCELLIQCCPALKNIKNKRSHAPYQLVQDGTPLWDLLRPAEDIKGS; this comes from the exons ATGGCGTCGGATTTCCAGCGGTGCGCCTGCTGTTCCCATCGCCCGGCAGCACCCAGCGTTCACCAGACCCTGGAGGAGATGGAGTTCGAAAGAG gtattTGGTCTGCTGCCCTGGATGGCGATCTGGATAGGGTCCGTTCATTCCTCAATAAGGGTGTGGACCCTAATGTATTAGATCAGGCAGGCTATACTGCTTTG CACTATGCAAGTCGCAGTGGAAGCGAGTCTGTGTGCGCGCTGCTACTCAGCCAGAAGGCGTGCCCGAACCCCCGGACCAAAGGCGGTGCCACACCTCTGCATCGCGCCGCCTACTGTGGGCGTTTAGGCGTGCTCAAACTATTACTTGATGCTGGGGCGGATCCTCTGCTCTGTGATGATGATGGAGCCTCTCCTTTGCATAAG GCTGCGGAACAGAATCGTAAGGAGGTGTGTGAACTGCTGATCCAGTGCTGCCCTGCCCTCAAAAACATAAAGAACAAGAGATCTCACGCCCCCTACCAGCTGGTTCAGGATGGCACACCTCTCTGGGACCTGCTGAGACCTGCTGAGGATATAAAGGGCTCCTAA
- the kctd9a gene encoding BTB/POZ domain-containing protein KCTD9a isoform X2, translating into MRRVTLFVNGTSKNGKVVAVYGTLADLLSLASSKLGIRACSLYNSRGGLIDDMSLIRDDDVLYVSEGDPFVDPLDAVRNLEQRSGAHTDWLTLNIGGRHFTTTRSTLVSKEPESMLAHMFKDKDVWGNKKDERGAYLIDRSPEYFEPILNYLRHGQLIVNDGINLLGVLEEARFFGIEQLAEQLEVAIKNSQPPEDHSPISRKEFVRFLLATPTKSELRCQGLNFSGADLSRLDLRYINFKMANLSRCNLTHANLCCSNLERADLSGANLDGANLQGVKMLCSNAEGASLKGCNFEDPSGLKANLEGANLKGVDMEGSQMTGINLRVATLKNAKLKNCNLRGATLAGTDLENCDLSGCDLQEANLRGSNVKGAIFEEMLTPLHMSQSVR; encoded by the exons ATGAGAAGGGTAACTCTTTTCGTTAACGGAACATCTAAAAATGGCAAG GTGGTGGCAGTCTACGGCACCCTGGCAGACCTGTTGTCTCTGGCCAGCAGCAAGCTGGGCATCCGAGCCTGCAGCCTGTATAACAGCAGAGGAGGCCTCATCGATGACATGTCCCTCATCAG GGATGATGACGTGCTCTATGTGTCTGAGGGTGACCCCTTTGTTG ACCCCCTTGATGCTGTGAGGAATCTGGAACAGCGCTCTGGTGCTCACACGGACTGGCTGACGCTGAATATCGGTGGCCGCCACTTCACCACCACACG AAGCACACTGGTCAGCAAGGAGCCAGAAAGCATGCTGGCACACATGTTCAAAGACAAAG ATGTGTGGGGTAACAAGAAGGATGAGCGAGGAGCCTATCTAATTGACCGCAGTCCAGAGTACTTTGAGCCCATTCTGAACTACCTTCGGCATGGCCAGCTCATCGTCAATGATGGCATTAATTTGCTGG GAGTTTTAGAGGAGGCGCGGTTCTTTGGAATCGAGCAACTCGCTGAACAGTTGGAAGTAGCAATCAAG AATTCACAACCCCCAGAAGACCACTCGCCCATTTCTCGCAAAGAGTTTGTGCGCTTCCTGCTGGCAACACCCACCAAATCTGAGCTTCGCTGTCAG GGCCTTAATTTCAGCGGCGCTGATCTCTCTCGCCTTGACCTACGTTACATTAACTTCAAAATGGCTAATTTAAGCCGCTGCAATCTCACCCACGCCAACCTGTGCTGCTCCAACCTGGAAAGGGCAGACCTGTCTGGGGCCAACCTAGAC GGTGCTAACTTGCAGGGTGTGAAGATGCTTTGCTCTAATGCAGAAGGAGCATCTCTCAAAGGCTGCAATTTTGAGGATCCGTCTGGCCTGAAAGCAAATCTGGAAG GTGCTAATCTGAAGGGTGTGGACATGGAGGGAAGTCAGATGACAGGCATTAACCTTCGTGTGGCCACACTCAAGAATGCCAAGCTAAAAAACTGCAACCTGCGAGGGGCCACACTGGCTGGTACTGATCTGGAG AACTGCGACCTTTCTGGCTGTGACCTGCAGGAAGCCAACCTGAGGGGGTCCAATGTAAAGGGGGCTATCTTCGAGGAGATGCTGACCCCTCTGCATATGTCGCAGAGTGTCAGATAA
- the ankrd39 gene encoding ankyrin repeat domain-containing protein 39 isoform X1: MKKCEASSRVPQFTTKSLFSEKQSSSSDTNRAPAWHIIMASDFQRCACCSHRPAAPSVHQTLEEMEFERGIWSAALDGDLDRVRSFLNKGVDPNVLDQAGYTALHYASRSGSESVCALLLSQKACPNPRTKGGATPLHRAAYCGRLGVLKLLLDAGADPLLCDDDGASPLHKAAEQNRKEVCELLIQCCPALKNIKNKRSHAPYQLVQDGTPLWDLLRPAEDIKGS, encoded by the exons ATGAAAAAGTGTGAAGCCTCGTCTCGTGTTCCTCAGTTTACTACAAAATCATTGTTTAGTGAGAAGCAGAGTTCCTCATCTGACACAAATAG GGCTCCCGCTTGGCACATCATCATGGCGTCGGATTTCCAGCGGTGCGCCTGCTGTTCCCATCGCCCGGCAGCACCCAGCGTTCACCAGACCCTGGAGGAGATGGAGTTCGAAAGAG gtattTGGTCTGCTGCCCTGGATGGCGATCTGGATAGGGTCCGTTCATTCCTCAATAAGGGTGTGGACCCTAATGTATTAGATCAGGCAGGCTATACTGCTTTG CACTATGCAAGTCGCAGTGGAAGCGAGTCTGTGTGCGCGCTGCTACTCAGCCAGAAGGCGTGCCCGAACCCCCGGACCAAAGGCGGTGCCACACCTCTGCATCGCGCCGCCTACTGTGGGCGTTTAGGCGTGCTCAAACTATTACTTGATGCTGGGGCGGATCCTCTGCTCTGTGATGATGATGGAGCCTCTCCTTTGCATAAG GCTGCGGAACAGAATCGTAAGGAGGTGTGTGAACTGCTGATCCAGTGCTGCCCTGCCCTCAAAAACATAAAGAACAAGAGATCTCACGCCCCCTACCAGCTGGTTCAGGATGGCACACCTCTCTGGGACCTGCTGAGACCTGCTGAGGATATAAAGGGCTCCTAA
- the ankrd39 gene encoding ankyrin repeat domain-containing protein 39 isoform X2 encodes MNMIGAEAASRAQLQSLERVTWAPAWHIIMASDFQRCACCSHRPAAPSVHQTLEEMEFERGIWSAALDGDLDRVRSFLNKGVDPNVLDQAGYTALHYASRSGSESVCALLLSQKACPNPRTKGGATPLHRAAYCGRLGVLKLLLDAGADPLLCDDDGASPLHKAAEQNRKEVCELLIQCCPALKNIKNKRSHAPYQLVQDGTPLWDLLRPAEDIKGS; translated from the exons ATGAACATGATCGGAGCTGAAGCTGCTTCACGCGCACAACTTCAGTCGCTGGAACGAGTCACATG GGCTCCCGCTTGGCACATCATCATGGCGTCGGATTTCCAGCGGTGCGCCTGCTGTTCCCATCGCCCGGCAGCACCCAGCGTTCACCAGACCCTGGAGGAGATGGAGTTCGAAAGAG gtattTGGTCTGCTGCCCTGGATGGCGATCTGGATAGGGTCCGTTCATTCCTCAATAAGGGTGTGGACCCTAATGTATTAGATCAGGCAGGCTATACTGCTTTG CACTATGCAAGTCGCAGTGGAAGCGAGTCTGTGTGCGCGCTGCTACTCAGCCAGAAGGCGTGCCCGAACCCCCGGACCAAAGGCGGTGCCACACCTCTGCATCGCGCCGCCTACTGTGGGCGTTTAGGCGTGCTCAAACTATTACTTGATGCTGGGGCGGATCCTCTGCTCTGTGATGATGATGGAGCCTCTCCTTTGCATAAG GCTGCGGAACAGAATCGTAAGGAGGTGTGTGAACTGCTGATCCAGTGCTGCCCTGCCCTCAAAAACATAAAGAACAAGAGATCTCACGCCCCCTACCAGCTGGTTCAGGATGGCACACCTCTCTGGGACCTGCTGAGACCTGCTGAGGATATAAAGGGCTCCTAA